CGCCATCTCCACCCTGCTGGGCACCCTGCTGGGGCTGCTCGCCGGGTACTACGGCGGCTGGCTGGATCATCTCCTCTCCCGGGCGATGGATACCTGGCTGGCGTTTCCGGGGCTGCTCATGGCCATCATCATCGTGGCCCGGCTGGGCCCCTCGCTGACCAACGCGATCATCGCCCTGGGGTTCATGGAGGTGCCGGTGCTGTATCGCGTGGCGCGGGGAACCACTCTCTCGGTTCGGCATGCCCTCTACGTGGAGGCCGCACGAGCCATCGGGATGACGGATCGCCGCCTGCTGACGCGCCACATCCTGCCCGACCTCTACTCGCCGATCACGGTGCTGTGTACGCTGCACATGGGCACCATCCTCCTGGCGGGAAGCGGGCTCAGCTTCATCGGATTGGGAGCCCAGCCGCCCCAGCCCGAATGGGGGCTGCTCCTCTCGTCCGGCCGCCGCTACATGGCCCAGGCGTGGTGGCTGACCTTCTTCCCGGGCATGGCGATCATGCTCTCGGTGTTGGGATTCAACCTGCTGGGCGATGGGCTACGCGACCTGCTAGATCCCCGACTGAGGACGAGGCGCTGAGGGATCATCGGCGCTACGGCCTCTCACCATAGTAGCGAGCGCACCGCTCGCCACCATCCACGACGAGTACCTCCCCTGTGATGTAATCGGAACGGATCAGGAACAGGACCGCCTCGGCCACATCCTCGGGCGTGCCCCACCGGCGGAGCAGCGTTCTGCGCGCAATGCGCTCGATCTGGGCCTCCGTGAGGCCCGAGGGCGGGAGCACCGGCCCCGGGGCCACCGCGTTCACCCGCACCGCCGGGGCCAGCTCCAGCGCCAACTGCCGGGTGAGCGCCCACATGGCCGCCTTTCCCACGCCATGGGCGACGAAGTCGGGCCACGGCTCCCAGGCCGCCAGGTCGAGGATATTGATGATCACGCCCTCGCCATGCTCCAGCATCGCGGGGGCCACGGCGTTGGCGCAATAAAAGGAGCCATGCACCAGGATGTTCACCACCCGGTGCCATGCGTCCACATCCTTGGTGGGAAACGGGGTCTTCTCAAAGCGGGAGGCGCTATTCACCAACACGTCCACCACCCCGAAGCGCTCCTCAACGGCCGCCATCATGGCCTCCACCTGTCGGAGATCAGACACGTCCGCCCGCACCGGCCACGCGGCCACCCCAAGCCTTCGCGCCTCCTCGGCCGTCTCCTCGGCGGCGTCAGCCGAGGTGTGATAGTGGATCACGACGTTCGCCCCGGCTCGCGCCAATCCCATCACGATGGCCTTGCCCACCCGGTGAGCGCCTCCCGTGACGAGCGCGGTCTTCCCCTTGAGTTCCATGTCGCCCTCCACAACAGGAATGCGTCCCCCATTCTACCAGAGAGGGCCCACTTTGAGCCATGAGGCCCCCCTCTCCTTTTATTGATCTTCGCTTAGGAAATACCGTTGCTTCCGCTGTGGGGAGGCCCGGAGGAGCTCCACCCCTCCGGAAAAAGCCTTTCTCCCGCCTTCGACCTGCCCAGCCTCGGCCCGAGTCCTTCGGAAAGGGCCGAGAAAGGCAGGTGCAGGCCGGAAAAGTGGGGTTTTCCGTGGAGGGGAGGCCCCCTCCACACCTCCCCTTGTGGAGTTGGTATCAAGTTAAGCGACACGGAAGCGTGGTCCCGCATCTCTGGGGTGGCTCGGAGGGGCGTCAGCCCCTCCGAAGGACTCTATTTTCAGCCCCTCACCTGCCCCGTGGGGCCGGAGGCCACCGACCCAAGCCCCAACCAGGCAGGGAAAAGGCGAGAGCGAATAGGGCGCCCCGGTGGGTCGCCCTTATCCGAAACGAATGACGCGGCCCGCATGTTTCTTTCACCATGCGAAGATCAACAGATTTTGGGGTTCACCACCGTCCTGCGACTCTGGACACGCCAGCTTGCCAGTGTGGGCGTGATAAGGCATAATGGTTCACGATAACCTATTTTTATGAGGTCCTCCAAGAAGGGAGAGAGGAATGACACAAGCAAAACAGGGTGACACCGTCCGGGTGCACTACACGGGCAAGTTGGAAGATGGTACGGTCTTCGATAGCTCTCTGGATCGTGAGCCGCTTCAGTTCACGATCGGCGTAGGCGAGGTCATCCCGGGGTTTGAGCAGGCCGTCGTCGGGATGAGCCCAGGCGAGTCGAAGACCGCCGTGATCCCGGCGGACGACGCTTACGGTCCCCATCGCCAAGAGATGGTCCTGGTCGTAAGCCGTAGCCAGTTCCCCATGGGGGTACAGCCAGAGATCGGGCAGCAGTTCCAGGTCGGCCTCCAGGACGGAGGGACCGTGATCGTCATGGTCACCGAGGTCTCGGAAACCACGGTAACCCTCGACGCCAACCATCCTCTAGCGGGCAAGGATCTGACCTTCGATATTCAGCTCGTGGAGATCCTGTAAGCAGTAAACAAAAGGGCGGTGGGGCCTTCGCCTCACCGCCCTGCTGCTCACATCCTCGTACGCCCTCACCCCTGTCTCATCCCGCGTTGTTGCTGAACGCCCAGCGTAGCATCCTCCTACCATCGCGGCAGTACGGCGATTTGCGCAGCAGCCAGTATCGGATCAGCGGGCGGAAGGCTCGAACGAGATGTCGACGAAAGCCCAATTCAGCCTTCATATCCTGCACGTAGTCCTCCAGGTCGCGCCGCTGATAGCGTAACACGCGTTGGCTCTCCGTGGTATCCAGCCAATCGGTGCTATAGGGAGCGGTAGCGAAGGCATCCTCCGGCAACATGCCTATTTCCACCGCGCCCAGCACCCGGGAGACGATCTCTCGATAGGTGTACTGGCACCTCGGCCCCCCGCCGATGAGCCACATCCTGCCCCAGACCTCATCGCTCTCCAATGCGTTGGCGATCGCCAGGGCCACATCCCGCGGGTGAATGAACTCGATCCGGTTACTCAGCGGGACATCGAACATGCCCGGGTCCAGGATCAGCCGCACGGGCAGCGCGGCCGCCAGCCGAAAGATGGCCCACGTCAGACCCGACTCTCGCACCAGCTGCTCACAGATCACCTTGTGCCGGGCATAGTGCTCCAACGGGTCTACCGGGTCGGCCACCCGGCGCGGGGGCGGCAAATGCTGCGTCCTGCCGTAGACGTGATACGAGGACGTGAACAGGATCCTGGGCGGAGACGGCGTGATGGCCCGCATGGCCTGCAACAGGTTGCGCGTCCCCTCCACGTTGATCCCATACGCCCAGTCCGGCTGCTTCTCGCTCTCGATCCCCGTCGCCGAAAGCTTGGGGATCACAAAGGCCAGATGCACGACCACATCCTGTCCCACCACGGCGGCTGCCACATCCTCCGGCCGCCGCAGATCCCCCCAGAACACCTCGATCCGCCCGTGAAAGCGCCGCGCCGCTCGCTCGTTGTCCCGACTCTGCAGATCGAAGCAGCGAACCGTGTGCCCACGCCTCAGCAGTTCCTCCAACGTCCCCTGACCGATATTCCCAAACGCGCCGGTAAGCAATACCTTCATGCTTCCTTCCCTTTCTCCAAACCTTGTAGCAGCATCCGCATCCCCTCCTGGGCGACCTGTCCCCAGTCGGCCCCATCGGAGTCGAGCAACGCCTGCAGCAATATCCCGACGGCCAGGGACACGAGCACCCGCGCGGCGATCTCCGGATCCACCTCCTTGAGGGAGCCCTCCCGGATGCCCGACTCCACCATCCGGGCGAAATAGGTCCAAAACCGCCGATACGGGGCAATGGTCGCCTCCCAAACCTGGGGATCCCGGGCCGCCTGAGCCCAGAACTCCAGGAACATGGGGAGCTGGTCCTCCGCCTCCTGAAACACGCGGCGGGCCGTCCCCGCCATGGCGAGAAGCCCCTCCGGAACCGAGTCAACCCGGGCCATCTCCGCGGAGAGGTCATCCTCCAGTTGCGTCAGCCAGGAGGATAGCAGGGCCAGGAAGACCGCCTGTTTGGTGGGGAAATGGTGATAGAAGGCCCCCTTGCTGACGCCCGCCCGCTGGCAGATATCCGAGACGCTGGTCGCCTCGTAACCCTTCTCCGCGAAACACTGGGCCGCCGAGCGGAGGATGCGGGAACGGGTTTCGATGCTGCGCTGTTGTCGTGCCATGATCGCCCCTTTTTCAAAATCAAACCGACCGGTCGGTCTGATTTTACACGAGATGGGCCCGGAAGTCAAAATGTCCCAGCGTGGGCGCAACCACGCCATATTGACATTCCCCCCGGTTTCGCGTATACTCACAGCAGGTGGGCCCATAGCTCAATTGGCAGAGCAGCGGCCTTTTAAGCCGCGGGTTGCAGGTTCGATTCCTGCTGGGCTCACCATTTCTTTTTATGTTCCATCTAAGGGAGGTTCCTCCATGCCGCGTCCACTTCCCCCCGACATCGGCTTCGCCACCCGCGCCGTGCACGCAGGCGAACGCCTCTTCCCTGCAGAGGCCACCCCCGTCGCCTCACCCATCACCCCCAGCGTCAGCTACCTGTATGAAAGCATCTCAGAGCTGGACGCCGTGCTGGGAGGCGAGCGGCCCGGCCCCGTCTACGCCCGCTACGGCACACCCACGGGAACCGCGCTGGAGGCCGCTATCGCCTCGCTGGAAGGCGCCGGCGCAGCCCTGGCCGTCGGCTCCGGGATGGCGGCCCTCCACCTGGCCCTGCTCGACGCGGGCGCCAGCGGCAACGCCGCCGTGATCGCCGCCCAGGACTGCTACGGAGCTACCTACACCCTCCTCAGCGAGCTTCTGGCCAGCCAGGGGGTACGCGTTCGCTTCGTCGATATGAGCGATCTGGACGCGTTGGAGCAGGCGCTGGCCAGAGAACGCCCGGTAGCGGTGCTACTGGAGACCATCTCCAATCCATTGCTGAAGGTGGCTGATCTGCCCGCCGTCGTCGAGCGCGCACATGCGGCGGGGGCCGATGTCATCGTAGACGCCACGTTCACCACCCCCTGGCTGTGCCGACCACTGGAATACGGCGCCGATTATGTCGTCCATAGCGCCACCAAATATCTGGGCGGCCATGGCGATGTGCTGGGCGGCGTGATCGCCACCAGCCGGCCCCGGCGTCAATCCCTACACGAGCTCCTCAAGCTGGTGGGCGGCGTCCTCGGGCCTCACGAGGCATGGCTGATCCTGCGCGGCCTCAAAACGCTGCCGCTGCGCATGCAGCGCCAATGTCAGAACGCGCTGGCCATCGCGCAGTGGCTGGACGGCCACCCGGCCGTCGCACGTGTCCATTACCCCGGCCTGCCCTCGCATCCTCACCATGAGCTAGCCACTCGGTTGTTCGGCGGCCGAGGCTACGGCGGCGTCGTCAGCTTCGAGCTGGCGGACGGCGGAGCGCCGGAGGTCTTCCGCTTCCTGGAAGCCCTGCGCCTGATATTGCCCGCCACCAGTCTGGGCGACGTGTACTCGCTGGCGCTGTACCCGGCCATGTCCTCCCACCGCTCGCTACCACCGGAGGAGCGCGCCCGCCTGGGCATCCACGACAACCTGCTACGCCTCTCACTGGGCATCGAGGACGTAGAGGATATCCAGGCGGATCTGGACCAGGCACTACACG
The sequence above is drawn from the Chloroflexota bacterium genome and encodes:
- a CDS encoding ABC transporter permease, whose translation is MKALQISKPGKWGEGAFPRPSHPISGHTDAPAPVRRRRRRLPLNAIVGLFLLTPLIFGALLGPQIAPYPADEMNVGPRLHAPSSQYPFGTDAFGRDLFSRVLTGARTAAGMALGGIAISTLLGTLLGLLAGYYGGWLDHLLSRAMDTWLAFPGLLMAIIIVARLGPSLTNAIIALGFMEVPVLYRVARGTTLSVRHALYVEAARAIGMTDRRLLTRHILPDLYSPITVLCTLHMGTILLAGSGLSFIGLGAQPPQPEWGLLLSSGRRYMAQAWWLTFFPGMAIMLSVLGFNLLGDGLRDLLDPRLRTRR
- a CDS encoding SDR family oxidoreductase, yielding MELKGKTALVTGGAHRVGKAIVMGLARAGANVVIHYHTSADAAEETAEEARRLGVAAWPVRADVSDLRQVEAMMAAVEERFGVVDVLVNSASRFEKTPFPTKDVDAWHRVVNILVHGSFYCANAVAPAMLEHGEGVIINILDLAAWEPWPDFVAHGVGKAAMWALTRQLALELAPAVRVNAVAPGPVLPPSGLTEAQIERIARRTLLRRWGTPEDVAEAVLFLIRSDYITGEVLVVDGGERCARYYGERP
- a CDS encoding peptidylprolyl isomerase, which gives rise to MTQAKQGDTVRVHYTGKLEDGTVFDSSLDREPLQFTIGVGEVIPGFEQAVVGMSPGESKTAVIPADDAYGPHRQEMVLVVSRSQFPMGVQPEIGQQFQVGLQDGGTVIVMVTEVSETTVTLDANHPLAGKDLTFDIQLVEIL
- a CDS encoding NAD(P)-dependent oxidoreductase, giving the protein MKVLLTGAFGNIGQGTLEELLRRGHTVRCFDLQSRDNERAARRFHGRIEVFWGDLRRPEDVAAAVVGQDVVVHLAFVIPKLSATGIESEKQPDWAYGINVEGTRNLLQAMRAITPSPPRILFTSSYHVYGRTQHLPPPRRVADPVDPLEHYARHKVICEQLVRESGLTWAIFRLAAALPVRLILDPGMFDVPLSNRIEFIHPRDVALAIANALESDEVWGRMWLIGGGPRCQYTYREIVSRVLGAVEIGMLPEDAFATAPYSTDWLDTTESQRVLRYQRRDLEDYVQDMKAELGFRRHLVRAFRPLIRYWLLRKSPYCRDGRRMLRWAFSNNAG
- a CDS encoding TetR/AcrR family transcriptional regulator, whose amino-acid sequence is MARQQRSIETRSRILRSAAQCFAEKGYEATSVSDICQRAGVSKGAFYHHFPTKQAVFLALLSSWLTQLEDDLSAEMARVDSVPEGLLAMAGTARRVFQEAEDQLPMFLEFWAQAARDPQVWEATIAPYRRFWTYFARMVESGIREGSLKEVDPEIAARVLVSLAVGILLQALLDSDGADWGQVAQEGMRMLLQGLEKGKEA
- a CDS encoding PLP-dependent transferase encodes the protein MPRPLPPDIGFATRAVHAGERLFPAEATPVASPITPSVSYLYESISELDAVLGGERPGPVYARYGTPTGTALEAAIASLEGAGAALAVGSGMAALHLALLDAGASGNAAVIAAQDCYGATYTLLSELLASQGVRVRFVDMSDLDALEQALARERPVAVLLETISNPLLKVADLPAVVERAHAAGADVIVDATFTTPWLCRPLEYGADYVVHSATKYLGGHGDVLGGVIATSRPRRQSLHELLKLVGGVLGPHEAWLILRGLKTLPLRMQRQCQNALAIAQWLDGHPAVARVHYPGLPSHPHHELATRLFGGRGYGGVVSFELADGGAPEVFRFLEALRLILPATSLGDVYSLALYPAMSSHRSLPPEERARLGIHDNLLRLSLGIEDVEDIQADLDQALHAAMHDG